A single genomic interval of Sebastes umbrosus isolate fSebUmb1 chromosome 11, fSebUmb1.pri, whole genome shotgun sequence harbors:
- the LOC119496766 gene encoding histone H1.3-like — translation MRKKATATALPRGAKGTKGAKGAKGAKGAKGNAPINVKATGNAPLKVIKQTGKPTNTPTGKGLGKGGARRLGQQLKRAIILQETKVRGKDALPKTPVRLLKHLIQTDAENPPETSTAKPTSLPHVPLVILNVVSLCKSRGGITMAELKQTLADGGVNINKKGRPVNVVTQRLVKNETRVPTTRNVSFKLNKEKQTDTKEVKTHSVKSPKPKGDLKQSKAPSKSPKGAEKPQKQYRKTPKPKGKPRRAAAKSYKLTGKSRKTAAKSRKSRKSRRGTPKATRKSPKPAGKKRRTATNRAAQVQKTPRAQKRRRK, via the exons atgcgGAAGaaagccacagccacagccctGCCCAGGGGCGCCAAGGGAACCAAGGGAGCCAAGGGAGCCAAGGGAGCCAAAGGAGCCAAGGGAAACGCTCCTATCAACGTTAAAGCAACTGGAAATGCACCACTAAAGGTGATAAAACAAACAGGGAAACCTACCAATACTCCGACTGGGAAAGGTCTTGGTAAAGGAGGAGCCAGGCGTCTGGGCCAACAACTGAAACGAGCCATCATCCTCCAGGAGACTAAAGTCCGCGGAAAAGATGCTCTGCCCA AGACTCCTGTTCGCCTTTTGAAGCATCTGATTCAAACTGATGCCGAGAATCCACCCGAGACGAGCACCGCAAAGCCGACGTCCTTGCCTCATGTCCCCCTCGTCATCCTCAATGTGGTTTCCCTGTGCAAAAGCCGAGGTGGCATCACCATGGCAGAGCTGAAGCAGACGCTGGCTGATGGAGGCGTCAATATCAACAAGAAGGGCAGGCCGGTGAACGTAGTGACTCAACGGCTGGTTAAAAATGAGACACGTGTACCAACTACAAGGAACGTatcattcaaactcaacaaaGAG aaacagacagacacaaaggaAGTAAAGACACACAGTGTGAAATCCCCAAAACCAAAAGGAGATCTGAAGCAGAGCAAAGCACCCAGCAAATCACCCAAAGGAGCAGAAAAGCCACAGAAACAATACAGAAAGACTCCCAAACCAAAGGGCAAGCCTCGCAGAGCAGCAGCCAAATCATACAAACTAACAGGCAAGAGTCGTAAAACAGCAGCCAAATCGCGCAAATCGCGCAAATCAAGACGAGGGACACCCAAGGCAACAAGAAAATCACCAAAGCCAGCAGGGAAGAAACGCAGGACTGCAACGAACCGAGCGGCACAGGTTCAAAAAACACCAAGGGCGCAGAAACGTCGACGAAAGTAA
- the emg1 gene encoding ribosomal RNA small subunit methyltransferase NEP1, producing MEVPVAKKRGLEHLDEYEPKPAKHTRSLHDRMSERRLVVVLEGASLETVKVGKTFELLNCDQHKNIIVKNGRNPGNIRPDITHQCLLMLMDSPLNRAGLLQVYVHTEKNALIEINPQTRIPRTFTRFCGLMVQLLHKLSVRAADGPQRLLRMIKNPVSDHLPPGCPRMSTSFSSAGDAVCPRTLVPEGPATVVVGAFAHGAVNVDYTEKTVSISNYPLSAALTCAKMCSAFEEVWGVL from the exons ATGGAGGTTCCTGTAGCGAAGAAGCGTGGTCTTGAACATTTGGACGAATATGAGCCCAAACCAGCCAAACACACGCGCAGCCTGCACGACCGCATGTCCGAGAGGAGGCTGGTTGTTGTTCTGGAGGGAGCGTCGTTAGAGACAGTGAAG gtCGGAAAAACCTTTGAGCTGTTGAACTGTGaccaacataaaaatataatcgTCAAAAATGGAAGAAATCCGGGAAATATCCGACCAGACATCACACATCAG tgtttgctgatgttgatgGACAGTCCACTGAACAGGGCCGGCCTGTTGCAGGTTTACGTCCACACAGAGAAAAACGCCTTAATAGAGATCAACCCACAGACTCGCATCCCGAGAACCTTCACTCGCTTCTGTGGTCTTATGG TTCAGCTGCTGCACAAGTTGAGTGTCCGGGCCGCTGATGGTCCTCAGAGGCTTCTGAGGATGATTAAAAACCCCGTGTCTGACCACCTGCCTCCTGGCTGCCCCCGCATGTCCACCTCCTTCTCTTCTGCCGGAGACGCCGTCTGTCCTCGGACTTTGGTGCCAGAGGGACCGGCTACAGTGGTGGTTGGAGCATTTGCACATGGAGCG GTGAATGTGGACTACACAGAGAAGACGGTGTCCATCAGTAACTACCCCCTCTCTGCGGCTCTGACCTGTGCTAAGATGTGCTCTGCCTTCGAGGAAGTGTGGGGTGTCCTGtga